Proteins encoded in a region of the Triticum dicoccoides isolate Atlit2015 ecotype Zavitan chromosome 3A, WEW_v2.0, whole genome shotgun sequence genome:
- the LOC119270984 gene encoding E3 ubiquitin-protein ligase SINA-like 10, whose protein sequence is MLGAAVEGRSRASPDKADERAKKARLQLPEGHVRQEAARGGDGGAIVGAAYSPRVELAVRIDKKVLHCPLCTLPFKPPVFQCKAGHLACGCCVALLPFGRCKACVDDGGFFDPCPALGVMVSSTRIECPNAGCQRYVTYHEVAEHKTVCPHAPCHCTEPGCVYVGAPQALAGHLHTVHSVPVRAVQYRKISQLQLPVSTPRVVLLGDDNHVFLLTVGALGAGMTAVSLVCARARAATRPRFTCKMWVNLEPSQAAAANCSKEDMLLVDMHIRSSLSPGTVAAADEPTFLPVPRMYLVRAATGDGAASMEVRLHIRIDKISPWSDALA, encoded by the exons ATGCTAGGCGCCGCCGTCGAGGGGAGGAGCAGGGCTTCGCCGGACAAGGCTGACGAGAGAGCCAAGAAGGCGCGGCTGCAACTGCCCGAAGGCCACGTGAGGCAAGAGGCGGCCAGAGGAGGAGATGGGGGCGCCATCGTCGGGGCGGCGTACAGCCCGCGAGTGGAGCTCGCCGTGAGGATTGACAAGAAAGTGCTCCATTGTCCCCTCTGCACCCTCCCCTTCAAGCCCCCCGTCTTCCAG TGCAAAGCGGGGCACCTGGCCTGCGGCTGCTGCGTGGCCCTCTTGCCCTTCGGGCGGTGCAAGGCGTGCGTGGACGACGGCGGCTTCTTCGACCCCTGCCCCGCGCTTGGCGTCATGGTGTCCTCGACTAGGATCGAGTGCCCCAATGCCGGCTGCCAGAGGTACGTGACCTACCATGAGGTCGCCGAGCACAAGACCGTGTGCCCGCACGCTCCCTGCCACTGCACGGAGCCAGGCTGCGTCTACGTCGGCGCGCCGCAGGCGCTCGCCGGCCACCTCCACACCGTCCACTCGGTGCCGGTGCGCGCCGTGCAGTACCGCAAGATCAGCCAGCTCCAGCTGCCCGTGTCGACCCCGCGGGTGGTGCTTCTCGGCGACGACAACCATGTTTTCCTCTTGACCGTGGGTGCGCTCGGCGCTGGCATGACCGCCGTGTCCTTGGTGTGCGCTAGGGCGAGGGCGGCGACGCGGCCCCGGTTCACGTGCAAGATGTGGGTCAATCTGGAGCCgtcccaggcggcggcggcgaactgCAGCAAGGAGGACATGTTGCTGGTGGACATGCACATAAGGAGCAGCTTGTCGCCCGGCACGGTGGCCGCCGCGGACGAGCCGACGTTCCTGCCGGTGCCGCGGATGTACCTGGTTCGAGCAGCGACAGGGGACGGGGCTGCGTCAATGGAAGTTCGCCTGCACATCCGCATCGACAAGATCTCCCCTTGGTCCGATGCATTGGCTTGA